From a region of the Daphnia pulicaria isolate SC F1-1A chromosome 1, SC_F0-13Bv2, whole genome shotgun sequence genome:
- the LOC124321278 gene encoding dehydrogenase/reductase SDR family member 4-like 2 isoform X1 yields the protein MLKTTSLLSRRFLLSSAASAEQDVRQMATASELARQRRSLQGRVGVVTASTNGIGFAMAQRLAVDGAHVVISSRNQKNVDEAPAKLKSEGLSVSGMVCHAGDKKDRTRLLEKTAAEFGGFDILISNAAVNPGSGCLMKCTEEVWDKIFDVNVKSSFFLSKEALLPMEKRGKASIMFVSSVAGYLQNSAVDFMGAYASSKTALLYSDSDSDLNSDSNSNFFYDYNSDSDSDSFYDYDCDYDSNSDCNSDFDSEHWNCPYGNVPNNHTINHAFHAIVYDY from the exons atgttgaaaactaCTTCTCTTTTGTCTCGtcgtttccttctttcttcggCCGCCAGTGCTGAGCAGGATGTCAGGCAAATGGCCACAGCTTCCGAACTTGCCCGTCAAAGGAGATCCTTGCAGGGCCGTGTGGGTGTCGTCACCGCATCCACCAATGG AATTGGGTTCGCCATGGCCCAGCGTTTGGCCGTCGATGGAGCTCACGTTGTCATTAGTAGCCGCAACCAGAAAAATGTTGACGAAGCTCCTGCCAAGTTGAAAAGCGAAGGTCTGTCCGTTTCGGGAATGGTTTGTCACGCCGGTGACAAAAAAGATCGGACAAGACTCCTGGAAAAGACAGCGGCAGAATTCGGAGGTTTCgatattttgatttccaaCGCCGCAGTAAATCCCGGTTCAGGCTGTCTGATGAAA TGCACTGAGGAAGTTTGGGATAAGATATTCGACGTCAACGTCAAGTCTTCGTTCTTCTTGTCTAAAGAAGCTCTTCTGCCCATGGAAAAGAGAGGCAAAGCCTCcattatgtttgtttcgtcTGTTGCTGGATATCTTCAAAATTCCGCG GTTGATTTTATGGGGGCTTACGCTTCGAGCAAAACAGCTCTTCTATATTCTGATTCTGATTCTGATTTGAATTCTGATtctaattctaattttttttatgattataaTTCTGATTCTGATTCTGATTCTTTTTATGATTATGATTGTGATTATGATTCTAATTCCGATTGTAATTCTGATTTTGATTCTGAGCATTGGAATTGCCCGTATGGAAATGTCCCAAATAATCATACGATAAATCATGCATTCCACGCGATTGTATATGATTATTGA
- the LOC124321278 gene encoding dehydrogenase/reductase SDR family member 4-like 2 isoform X2, with translation MATASELARQRRSLQGRVGVVTASTNGIGFAMAQRLAVDGAHVVISSRNQKNVDEAPAKLKSEGLSVSGMVCHAGDKKDRTRLLEKTAAEFGGFDILISNAAVNPGSGCLMKCTEEVWDKIFDVNVKSSFFLSKEALLPMEKRGKASIMFVSSVAGYLQNSAVDFMGAYASSKTALLYSDSDSDLNSDSNSNFFYDYNSDSDSDSFYDYDCDYDSNSDCNSDFDSEHWNCPYGNVPNNHTINHAFHAIVYDY, from the exons ATGGCCACAGCTTCCGAACTTGCCCGTCAAAGGAGATCCTTGCAGGGCCGTGTGGGTGTCGTCACCGCATCCACCAATGG AATTGGGTTCGCCATGGCCCAGCGTTTGGCCGTCGATGGAGCTCACGTTGTCATTAGTAGCCGCAACCAGAAAAATGTTGACGAAGCTCCTGCCAAGTTGAAAAGCGAAGGTCTGTCCGTTTCGGGAATGGTTTGTCACGCCGGTGACAAAAAAGATCGGACAAGACTCCTGGAAAAGACAGCGGCAGAATTCGGAGGTTTCgatattttgatttccaaCGCCGCAGTAAATCCCGGTTCAGGCTGTCTGATGAAA TGCACTGAGGAAGTTTGGGATAAGATATTCGACGTCAACGTCAAGTCTTCGTTCTTCTTGTCTAAAGAAGCTCTTCTGCCCATGGAAAAGAGAGGCAAAGCCTCcattatgtttgtttcgtcTGTTGCTGGATATCTTCAAAATTCCGCG GTTGATTTTATGGGGGCTTACGCTTCGAGCAAAACAGCTCTTCTATATTCTGATTCTGATTCTGATTTGAATTCTGATtctaattctaattttttttatgattataaTTCTGATTCTGATTCTGATTCTTTTTATGATTATGATTGTGATTATGATTCTAATTCCGATTGTAATTCTGATTTTGATTCTGAGCATTGGAATTGCCCGTATGGAAATGTCCCAAATAATCATACGATAAATCATGCATTCCACGCGATTGTATATGATTATTGA